A region of the Enoplosus armatus isolate fEnoArm2 chromosome 8, fEnoArm2.hap1, whole genome shotgun sequence genome:
CTCTATTACTCTGGGCTGGGCCAGTGGGGAGGCAGGGTAATTGCATGTAATTCCATTAGAGTTAACTTTGTGTCAGCAGGAAGACAGCAGCCACATCCTGCACGGTACAAAAAGTACATAGAAATAAATGGCAGAAAGCAATATGTAGCTTCTGTACTCTCGTTCTCTAATGCTACATCAGAAGGCACAAACTGCTTCAATCAACCAATGCAGTGATTCATGTTTAGTGATTAATGAGGAACAGTAAGACAACAGCATCAATCAATTTGAAGATGACTGACTGTGAAGGAATTGCAATTGATCTGATTATAACAACTGTCAGACAGATTATTTTTCACCAACTGCAGAACAGCTTCATCCCAGTGttactgttttttgttgttcttgaaATCCACTTCAGAGgaagtgtgttaatgtgtgtgagaTTCAATGAGAGTTCCCTCATAGATCATAATTATCAAAGATGGCTGTGATCTTAATGATTTTCACCCCGGGATGTCTCTGTGGATTTAGATGTGTTGCTAGATGTCTGTGCGGATGTGTTAGTGTGTTGATCTTttggaaagtgtgttttttgctCATCCCCACagggtgtgttgttgtttgtgagtgtatgtggAGCAGCTTGAAgcgtccctccctcccccccggCTGTGACAGCTCATCCAAATGAGTTAGACGAGCAGGCGGGCTGCAGTCCTATTGGTAATTGCCTCTGAAATGAATTACTTGGCAGAGAGTGAGactgagggaggggaggaaattGTAATTGaactgccccctccctcccgcCCTCTCCCTTATGCCTCAAGTTATTACATCTGCAGTGCAGAAATCCATTTTCTGTCCGcgcatagacacacatacacagaaaaatacacacacactctcgcaaAACCAATTTTCCCCTCCCCCATGCAATGGCCTCAGCAGAGGACCATATTGATGCAGGGTGATTTCATAGATTGATTGTTCAcgggcacatgcacacagggcCACACTTCACTCCTGCACTCTTattcatagcacagagacaaacactctcctacacattgtgtttgtggaCTCTGTTCCCAATCTTTTCCCTATTTGGGGTGACCTTTAGCTGGCCTTGCTGTATTCCTGAGGCCTAACGGGCTGCAGGACATTGGACTTGGCACAAACAAAAGTGGTATTAGTATCAAGAGAGCCCTGGTTACCcccatacacacagacacacacacaccgccaaGCATCGTTATTAATAACCTGCCTGTTGCTGGCCTGTTGACAGTTAAAGCCTGTTGGATTAAAGTGCTACCTCTcgtttgtgtgtgaattttacatttacacaaagaaTATGGTAGTTTCCTTTCTTAATTTGGCAACTTTATAAAGTGTGTAAGAGATATAAGTCCAGTATTGCCCTGCTTTCATCATGCAACACATGGGCACTCAGTCGTGTGTTGTCCTTTGGCCTTTTAACAGCCAGGGCatggaaagaggaggggggttgAGTTAAACGAGCTACCTATGCCTGCCCTGGTCAGACATGCACATGTTGTGACTCCAACCTTAGCGCACAATAGGATCTATTTCTGTAAATGCACTAGGGTTATCACTCCACTTAAACTTagcaatctctctctctctctctctctctctctgttgctatctccctccctctctttatcACAACACTCTCACCCACTTACACATAATCATGGCGGACAGAAACAGCCGGGTCAGTGttaagaagaaagagaagaaggtggaaaacaaaacaaatgatgagaaggacaaagagaaggaaaaggggaaggagaaaATCGTGAAAAAGGCTGACAAACTTGGGAAAAAGCCAGAGAAGACCCCCGAGCAGCCCAAGACGAGTGAAGGGAAGACGAACGGGGAAAGTGGAGGGGCAACAGGAGCAGAGGCGAACAACAATGAAGAAAATGGAGAATTTCAGCCCATAGAGCTGCCACCGTTTGAGATTGTCACAGGGTGAGTAAGACTTAATATGTATGCCACAGGAGTTAGAGTCAGTATGTCATACTTACACACTGTTTTACTCTAACTCATCTACCTTTTGGTTATTTTATCGTTGAAGTAgtttttcatgtctttctctAAGTCATATTGTTCTCAATGCATGTTCTATAGTTGATTTCAGCGAGGAAGGATACTAATGACTTGCACCTGCCATCCTTACTAACCCAGTGTAAGAATAGGGATGAGTCACACAGCCGACACAGATGCCAACCCCTGCTATATCACTCCGCCTAGCATCTGTTCCCCAGCCTTTGTCCTCTGAGTATTGGCTGTTTGATAGCAAAGCTATAAGGGATCTATTTGTGTAATCCATCTGGCTATTCATGTGCCATATAACAATGGATTAATATAGAAAGGCAGCAGGGGTATGAGTTTTGTACAGTGGCTGACTCATGAAGGGCCTGGCACATCCACAGACCGTGGGATGATGTGAAAGCCAAAAATATTTATAGAAACATCAGTTTACTCAGCAGTAGCCTCATTAATATTCTATTCACTGTGTCACCACAGTCTTAATGGAAGCATTGCTCTTTTACTGTGTCATGAACAGGTGACAAATTCATCACAAAATGAGTGACTCATGCTCTTAGTGTTAATGTCACCTGGATTGGCATTTCCAGGTCCACTGTCACACACCACGATTAAAGGTGACAGATAACTTTGAAAGCACTGTTGATAGATTACATCATGTTGTTTCATGCACTAAAAGcagcgatgatgatgatgatgacagtgccGTTTGGTATTCACCGGcaagaaaacaggaaacttTATGTTAGATTTATGGAAACTCTCACATTCTATCTCAACCAGGGAACAGATGAGCCCGTTCTACTTCAAGTTTCAGTTCAGGAACGTGGAGTACTCATCAGGGAGGAACAAGACTCTACTGTGCTTCAGAGTAGACACACCAGGAGGCAGCACAGAGCCTCTGAAAGGTTATATGGAGGATGAGCATGCCACAGCTCATGCTGAAGAGGCCTTCTTTCAAGAGGTAATGAACGCTCACACTCGGCTTTTCTCACTGTAGTATAATGTTACACATGTGAACACCTGCGGGAGGTCTGATTTCCATAAGCATTTTCTCTCATGATAATGTTATATGTAATAtgataatgtttgttttttttctccttcatgcCTCATGAAATCCACACCTTTTCCTTTCCAGGTGCTCCCTAACGCTTCCCAAGAATGTGAAGTCACATGGTATGTATCATCCAGTCCCTGTGTGGCTTGTGCAGCCAAGTTGGCCCACATCCTCCAGCAGCGCGAAAAGGTCTGTCTCAGCATATTCTGCTCCCGTCTCTTTGAGTGGGAGCAGCCGGAGATAGTGGAGGGGCTCCGGGCCCTGGTGAGTGCCGGCTGCAAGCTGCGTATGATGAAGCCGTCTGACTTCCTGCATGTTTGGGAAACGTATGTGGAGAAGGAGGATGAGAGCTTCACACCCTGGGAGGATTGTCAGGAGAACTATGACTACTACATGGATAAACTGGCTAATATCCTCAAGTAGATGTGAGTCACTAAgtattgtgtatgttttgggCCTACATGCTTCTTCTGGGTCAATAAAAACCTTCGGATTTTAACTGTTTGCCTCAATAATGATGGTCTTTCCCCTGTCTTGTTACAGATGCACCTGACGGACAAGATCTCCCCACTGACTGAACCACAAGCTGGACTAATTGTCAAATTCCCACTGGGAACGTGTGTTTCTTGCAGTGATGGTGCAGATCAGTATTAGTTTGAATGAACACTCATGgcatcattttgtattttttattttgataatttcaTAGGGAGACAAAATGCTTGAATGGCATATCTGTAGCATCACAtattgtatataaataaatcatacaGTATCCAACTGGCTGCCTATAACATTCATTGCTGAACcatttacaacatgaaataagCCAACTTATATCTACTGACATCTGGTGTTTGTTCCAAGAATTGAAGAAGTCTCCTACAGACCATcacatatgtacagtgcataCAATAACTGAGAACTAACAATGTACATGATTGATGTTTATCATATAAACCCTCAAGGACAAGCAGATGTACCTAATGGGTGGAATGGCTAACATAGTGAACCTCAACGTTAGCGTTCAggtcaaagcacagctgaggctgaaagTCTGACCATGTTGAGCCAGACAAGATGAGTTGTAGATGTCTCATGATGTACACAGCTTGGCCTTCCCTCTGACGTCACTCTTGGGCCAAACATTTTTTGCCCCAGCGGTAAGCATCGCACAACAGCAAAATTGTCTCTCCAGTTTTCATACAGCCAAAAGTTTTTCTGGTACTAATGAGCATTAAAGCCTCACAGGGTTGTAGCATGTCTATAAACTTGTTAATAATTATCTGCTAAACCGATGCAAATAGCGCTTCAGTGACTCATTGTTTAAAGGAAACCAGCCCACCGTTGTTTTCTGTTGTATCATGGCTCTCAGTCGTCACAGCTAGAAACACATGAAGGATGAGAGATGTGGAAAGTTGGATTAGAAATACATCATGTTTCAGATATAAGAAATTGGCACAGCACCTGTcatcacagagaaaatgtttaattggAAAAGTGCATCTGTAATATAACTTTATTACCTTGGTCCTCCTGTGAGGTTATTGGTAAAGGTGTTGTT
Encoded here:
- the apobec2b gene encoding C->U-editing enzyme APOBEC-2b, producing MADRNSRVSVKKKEKKVENKTNDEKDKEKEKGKEKIVKKADKLGKKPEKTPEQPKTSEGKTNGESGGATGAEANNNEENGEFQPIELPPFEIVTGEQMSPFYFKFQFRNVEYSSGRNKTLLCFRVDTPGGSTEPLKGYMEDEHATAHAEEAFFQEVLPNASQECEVTWYVSSSPCVACAAKLAHILQQREKVCLSIFCSRLFEWEQPEIVEGLRALVSAGCKLRMMKPSDFLHVWETYVEKEDESFTPWEDCQENYDYYMDKLANILK